In Desulfosalsimonas propionicica, the following are encoded in one genomic region:
- a CDS encoding exopolyphosphatase, whose protein sequence is MNQKPYRLLTRSDLDGLICAVLLKHLKMVDQIQLIDHPSVMQEGGVVVRQNDIIANLPFVPGAFMAFDHHVSETIRNREQKNLVIDADAPSAARVIYEYYGGRSKFPRHFDEIMEAVDKADSGQFSRREILHPTGWALLNFLVDKRTGIEDWCRFAISEQEFKRRLIDWIAELSIDKVLALPDVSQRAEMYFQYAEKYKQQLVSIAEVHHNIVLIDCRGRQSGYPGNRFVVYALYPNCNISVQLKQEPETGKTTFSVGKSIINNTSAVNIGELMLKYGGGGHRAAGACHVRAEDAQAVLAQLLQSLSDPE, encoded by the coding sequence ATGAATCAAAAACCTTACCGACTTTTAACCCGAAGCGATCTTGACGGCCTGATTTGTGCCGTTTTGCTCAAGCACCTGAAAATGGTGGATCAAATCCAACTCATTGATCATCCCAGCGTTATGCAGGAAGGCGGGGTTGTGGTGCGTCAAAATGACATCATCGCCAACCTGCCCTTTGTTCCCGGTGCGTTTATGGCTTTTGACCATCATGTATCTGAAACCATTCGCAACCGTGAACAGAAAAATCTCGTGATTGACGCAGATGCGCCATCGGCCGCCCGGGTTATCTATGAATATTACGGTGGGCGGAGCAAGTTTCCCCGGCATTTCGATGAAATCATGGAGGCAGTGGACAAGGCGGATTCAGGTCAGTTTTCCCGGAGGGAAATCCTGCATCCCACGGGATGGGCGCTGCTGAACTTTCTGGTGGACAAGCGTACCGGCATCGAGGACTGGTGCCGGTTTGCCATCAGCGAGCAGGAATTCAAGCGCCGCCTCATTGACTGGATCGCTGAGCTTTCCATTGATAAGGTTCTGGCCCTTCCGGATGTGAGCCAACGTGCGGAAATGTATTTTCAGTATGCGGAAAAATACAAGCAGCAACTGGTTTCCATTGCCGAGGTGCACCACAATATTGTGTTAATCGACTGCCGCGGACGGCAAAGCGGATATCCGGGCAACCGGTTTGTGGTGTATGCGCTTTACCCGAACTGCAATATTTCCGTTCAGCTCAAGCAGGAACCGGAGACCGGCAAAACCACCTTTTCCGTGGGCAAGTCCATTATCAACAATACTTCCGCGGTCAACATCGGAGAACTGATGCTCAAATACGGCGGCGGCGGCCACCGGGCTGCCGGGGCCTGCCACGTGCGGGCCGAAGACGCCCAAGCGGTTCTGGCGCAGCTGCTCCAATCCCTGAGCGATCCGGAATAA
- a CDS encoding 3-oxoacyl-ACP synthase III family protein yields the protein MKKTIIRGTGRYLPPRLVTNEDLTQWMDTSAEWIQQRTGIEQRYWVPEEGGMGAADMGLEASKIAMDRAGWKPEDIDLIIFATLSPDIFFPGSGCLLQHMLGLETTPALDIRQQCTGFFYGLATADAYIKSGQANRVLFVGSEVHSTGLDVSTRGRDVAVIFGDGAGAVCLEGFETESKVGILASTLHAQGQYADALMTEAPASRLSNRLTHEMLDQGRHYPKMDGRNVYRLALTRLPEVTYHTLEKAGVSLEEVDLIIPHQANIRINQGFQKALQIPEEKMYHNIQRYGNTTAGSIPIALDEALEKNIIGKSSTVLFAGLGAGVTWGAIIYQFED from the coding sequence ATGAAAAAAACAATTATCAGGGGAACCGGGCGGTATCTGCCGCCAAGACTGGTCACCAATGAAGATCTGACACAGTGGATGGATACTTCGGCCGAATGGATTCAGCAGCGCACCGGCATTGAGCAGCGCTACTGGGTACCGGAGGAAGGTGGCATGGGAGCGGCCGACATGGGGCTGGAAGCATCAAAAATTGCCATGGACCGGGCCGGGTGGAAACCAGAAGATATCGATCTGATTATTTTTGCCACCCTGAGCCCGGATATTTTTTTTCCAGGCTCAGGATGTTTGCTTCAGCACATGCTTGGCCTTGAGACCACGCCGGCCCTGGATATCCGTCAGCAATGCACCGGCTTTTTCTACGGTCTGGCCACGGCAGACGCCTATATCAAAAGCGGACAGGCCAACCGGGTGTTATTTGTCGGCTCCGAGGTTCATTCCACAGGCCTGGACGTTTCCACCAGGGGCCGGGATGTCGCCGTAATCTTCGGCGACGGTGCCGGAGCGGTTTGCCTGGAAGGCTTTGAAACAGAGTCAAAGGTGGGCATTCTGGCCTCCACGCTTCATGCCCAGGGCCAGTACGCCGATGCCCTGATGACCGAAGCACCCGCCTCCCGGCTGAGCAATCGGTTGACCCACGAAATGCTCGACCAGGGGCGGCATTACCCCAAAATGGACGGCCGCAATGTTTACCGACTGGCCCTGACCCGGCTGCCTGAGGTCACATATCACACACTTGAAAAAGCCGGGGTCAGTCTTGAAGAGGTGGACCTGATCATTCCCCACCAAGCCAATATCCGGATCAACCAAGGCTTTCAAAAAGCGCTGCAAATACCTGAAGAAAAAATGTATCACAACATCCAGCGCTACGGCAACACTACTGCGGGCAGCATCCCCATTGCCCTGGATGAAGCCCTGGAAAAAAACATTATCGGCAAATCCAGCACGGTCCTGTTTGCCGGCCTGGGCGCCGGGGTGACCTGGGGTGCCATCATTTATCAGTTTGAAGATTAA
- a CDS encoding cold-shock protein: protein MANGTVKWFNEKKGFGFIRHEDESRDIFVHYSAIDEPGFKTLAEGEPVTFDVEESDRGPVAKNVVKENGSS from the coding sequence TTGGCAAACGGAACAGTCAAGTGGTTTAATGAGAAAAAGGGTTTCGGGTTTATCCGGCACGAAGATGAAAGCCGGGATATCTTTGTTCATTATTCAGCCATTGATGAACCCGGATTTAAAACCCTTGCCGAAGGCGAGCCGGTCACCTTTGACGTCGAGGAAAGCGACCGGGGCCCGGTGGCCAAGAATGTGGTCAAGGAAAACGGATCCAGTTAA
- a CDS encoding peptidylprolyl isomerase, with the protein MRLPLISKLVILIVAIVLSAAAGAAYGAEDQEAAMDAQTVAVVNDVEITAQELEQKIQLMRSRYANMGMPIQGEQLARLRESILNNLIEKQLLIEESKAQGINVDESKIQKQLDELKGQFESQDVFEKKIASSGYSEDELKTEMRENLLIRNLIEEKIESGISVSDKQARKYYNENQEEYKVPEQVRARHILIQTEPDAGETQKAEAKEKIQEVEKKLQSGQDFSELAKQYSDCQSSEKGGDLGYFGRGQMVESFDEAAFALEPGEVSDIVESRFGYHLIKSEDKKPGETKSFDEVKESVREKLRQEKIMQDLEPYIESLKRKYPVEKNLPEASAGN; encoded by the coding sequence ATGCGTTTACCCCTGATTTCCAAGCTTGTGATCCTTATTGTTGCAATAGTCCTTTCTGCAGCTGCAGGTGCCGCTTATGGCGCAGAGGATCAAGAGGCTGCCATGGACGCGCAGACTGTGGCAGTGGTCAACGATGTGGAAATCACAGCCCAGGAACTGGAGCAAAAGATACAATTGATGCGGTCCCGTTATGCAAACATGGGCATGCCCATCCAGGGCGAGCAGCTTGCCCGGCTCAGGGAATCGATTTTAAACAATTTGATTGAAAAACAATTGCTTATCGAAGAAAGCAAAGCCCAGGGCATCAATGTTGATGAATCCAAGATCCAGAAACAGCTCGATGAGTTAAAGGGACAGTTCGAAAGCCAGGACGTTTTTGAGAAAAAAATCGCCTCAAGCGGTTATTCCGAAGATGAGCTAAAAACGGAAATGCGCGAAAATCTTCTTATTCGAAACCTTATTGAAGAAAAAATCGAATCCGGGATTTCCGTGTCCGATAAACAAGCCAGGAAATACTACAACGAAAATCAAGAGGAATACAAGGTTCCGGAACAGGTTCGCGCCCGCCATATCCTGATCCAGACAGAACCGGATGCCGGTGAGACCCAGAAGGCCGAAGCAAAAGAAAAAATCCAGGAAGTTGAAAAGAAACTCCAGTCCGGCCAGGACTTCTCTGAACTGGCAAAGCAATACTCGGACTGCCAGAGCAGCGAAAAAGGCGGGGATTTGGGCTACTTCGGACGCGGCCAGATGGTGGAAAGCTTTGATGAAGCGGCCTTCGCCCTGGAACCGGGCGAAGTCAGCGACATTGTGGAAAGCCGTTTCGGCTATCACCTGATCAAAAGCGAAGATAAAAAACCGGGTGAAACCAAATCCTTTGACGAGGTCAAAGAATCTGTCCGGGAAAAACTTCGGCAGGAAAAAATCATGCAGGACCTCGAACCCTATATCGAGTCTTTGAAGCGAAAATATCCCGTGGAAAAAAATCTGCCTGAAGCCTCTGCAGGCAATTAA
- a CDS encoding adenylosuccinate synthase — protein sequence MANIVIIGTQWGDEGKGKIVDLLAEYSDYVVRFQGGNNAGHTMVVNGEQFISHLVPSGIIQGKVCMIGNGMVVDPEVLINEIDYLTEKGVNVGPEQLKISEKAHLIMPYHKAVDHARESANEKKQIGTTGRGIGPCYEDKSARRGIRFVDLLDDGFEENVRAVAEEKNFYLTEFFKAPAVGVQDVIDSYSRYRDRLAPYVTDVSVMIDQVLREDRRVLFEGAQGTHLDIDHGTYPYVTSSNTVSGNACCGAGVGPKKIDRVTGIVKAYTTRVGKGPFPTELFDATGDFIQEKGAEFGATTGRRRRCGWIDTVMLRNAVRLNSLTGFAVTKLDVLGGLDTLKICTGYKYKNKELADFPTSLQVLGECEPVYEEMPGWQADISAVRSYDQLPQATRQYLRRVEELTETEAEIISVGPGRDQTIMVNNPFG from the coding sequence TTGGCCAATATCGTCATTATCGGCACCCAGTGGGGAGATGAGGGAAAGGGTAAAATCGTAGACCTGCTGGCGGAATATTCCGATTACGTGGTCCGGTTCCAGGGCGGAAACAATGCCGGTCACACCATGGTGGTCAACGGCGAACAGTTTATCAGCCACCTGGTGCCTTCGGGCATCATCCAGGGCAAGGTCTGCATGATCGGAAACGGAATGGTGGTGGATCCGGAGGTGCTGATCAACGAAATTGATTATCTGACCGAAAAAGGCGTGAACGTAGGGCCGGAGCAGCTAAAAATCAGTGAAAAAGCCCATTTGATAATGCCTTATCACAAGGCAGTGGACCACGCCCGCGAGTCGGCCAATGAAAAAAAGCAAATCGGCACCACCGGCCGGGGCATCGGTCCCTGTTATGAAGACAAGTCCGCCAGGCGCGGCATTCGGTTTGTGGATCTGCTCGACGATGGTTTTGAAGAAAATGTGAGGGCCGTGGCAGAGGAAAAGAACTTTTACCTTACCGAATTTTTCAAAGCCCCGGCCGTTGGTGTTCAGGACGTAATCGATTCCTACAGCCGGTACCGGGATCGGCTGGCGCCCTATGTCACGGATGTATCCGTGATGATTGACCAGGTGCTCAGAGAAGACAGGCGCGTGCTGTTTGAAGGCGCCCAGGGCACCCATCTGGATATTGACCACGGCACATACCCCTATGTGACGTCTTCGAACACGGTTTCCGGAAACGCGTGCTGCGGCGCCGGGGTCGGGCCCAAAAAAATCGACCGGGTGACCGGCATTGTCAAGGCCTACACCACCCGTGTGGGCAAGGGGCCGTTTCCCACTGAACTCTTTGATGCAACAGGTGATTTCATCCAGGAAAAGGGGGCTGAATTCGGCGCCACCACCGGACGCAGGCGCAGATGCGGCTGGATTGACACGGTTATGCTCAGAAACGCCGTGCGATTAAACAGCCTCACCGGTTTTGCGGTCACAAAGCTCGATGTGCTCGGCGGGCTGGATACGCTGAAAATCTGCACCGGTTACAAATACAAAAACAAGGAACTGGCAGATTTTCCAACAAGCCTCCAGGTGCTGGGTGAATGCGAGCCGGTCTATGAAGAAATGCCGGGCTGGCAGGCGGATATTTCAGCTGTGCGCAGCTATGACCAGCTTCCCCAAGCCACCCGGCAGTACCTTCGCCGCGTAGAGGAACTCACTGAAACCGAGGCTGAAATTATTTCGGTGGGACCGGGACGGGATCAGACCATCATGGTCAACAACCCGTTTGGTTAG
- the tadA gene encoding tRNA adenosine(34) deaminase TadA → MDPRDRDNQFMDAAIEQAQKAEACGEVPVGVVVVANNGGILASAFNQSITMADPTAHAEILAIRSAARRTGNYRLLNTCLYVTVEPCPMCMGAAIHARIGRVVFGAFDPKWGAAGSLYDFAGDRRLNHHPEIVAGVRKQACRRLLIDFFAARRGKNSL, encoded by the coding sequence ATGGACCCCCGGGACCGGGACAATCAATTCATGGATGCCGCCATTGAACAGGCACAAAAGGCAGAAGCCTGCGGGGAGGTACCCGTGGGTGTCGTAGTGGTGGCCAACAACGGCGGTATCCTGGCATCGGCTTTTAACCAAAGCATCACCATGGCTGACCCCACGGCCCATGCCGAAATCCTGGCCATCCGCTCTGCAGCCCGGCGAACCGGAAACTATCGCTTGTTAAACACCTGCCTCTATGTTACGGTAGAACCGTGTCCTATGTGTATGGGCGCGGCGATTCATGCCCGCATTGGCCGGGTTGTTTTCGGGGCCTTTGATCCCAAATGGGGCGCAGCCGGATCCTTGTATGATTTTGCCGGAGACCGGCGGCTGAATCACCACCCGGAAATTGTCGCCGGGGTGCGGAAACAGGCATGCCGGAGACTGCTGATCGATTTTTTTGCGGCACGGCGGGGTAAAAACTCCCTTTAA
- a CDS encoding TolC family protein has protein sequence MVFLAGSVIPAKSAGFPLEISLEDAYRLALKKNPGIAEQRARQDIATSLRQQAMQGYLPTLSFDASYLRFDSSLISDVPVPVWQDTGFPPALEFQTRDFGPIDGYITGFSAVQPILNLEAWLAGRQAAHQTTAAGLALSRGERELALHLIEAYYGVIVAEKRLDVEKTALEAARKTLQLASSSFEEGLVAPVDVYSARAQTFEFKARVSDSRGQAAVALAQLHRVMGLEEDANIVLTDKIPDPPAALPKSLYPGKAVDRRMDIQAQQKMIAAAEAGVNRAGAAFTPEINLFGRYQWMDHDHLMGRECDMWGVAVNLKWTIFAGMSRSGKVAEARARKRREDAKLRELRQQARAEAQSSRAEWEAAMAGWDYSRQAVENAAAALDQTRARYREGIDGITELLRAQAEDLKARLMNLNARYEAVLAVSRYRLQALGAHPMKDFQ, from the coding sequence ATGGTTTTTCTTGCCGGATCTGTGATTCCTGCAAAATCCGCCGGTTTTCCCCTTGAAATCAGCCTTGAAGACGCATACCGGCTGGCCCTGAAGAAAAATCCCGGGATTGCTGAACAGCGGGCCCGGCAGGACATCGCAACCAGCCTGAGACAGCAGGCCATGCAGGGATATCTGCCGACTCTCAGCTTTGATGCCTCCTATCTTCGCTTTGACAGTTCTCTTATATCTGACGTGCCGGTGCCGGTATGGCAGGACACGGGCTTTCCCCCGGCTCTGGAATTTCAAACCCGGGATTTCGGCCCGATAGATGGGTATATCACAGGCTTTTCGGCTGTTCAGCCGATCCTGAACCTGGAGGCATGGCTGGCCGGCCGCCAGGCCGCCCATCAGACAACTGCTGCAGGCCTTGCCCTGAGTCGTGGGGAAAGGGAACTGGCCCTGCACCTGATCGAGGCCTATTATGGCGTCATTGTTGCCGAGAAACGGCTGGATGTTGAAAAAACCGCACTTGAGGCTGCCCGCAAAACCCTTCAACTGGCGTCCTCCTCGTTTGAGGAAGGGTTGGTTGCGCCGGTGGACGTATACAGTGCCCGGGCGCAGACATTTGAGTTCAAAGCAAGGGTCAGCGATTCCCGGGGCCAGGCTGCGGTGGCCTTGGCGCAGCTTCACCGGGTGATGGGTCTGGAGGAGGACGCAAATATTGTCTTAACCGACAAGATTCCCGATCCCCCGGCAGCCCTGCCAAAAAGTCTTTATCCCGGGAAGGCCGTTGACCGGCGCATGGATATTCAGGCCCAGCAAAAGATGATTGCCGCCGCAGAGGCCGGGGTCAATCGCGCCGGGGCAGCTTTTACCCCGGAAATAAATCTGTTTGGCCGTTATCAATGGATGGACCATGACCATCTGATGGGAAGGGAATGCGATATGTGGGGGGTTGCGGTTAACCTGAAATGGACGATTTTTGCGGGCATGTCCCGTTCCGGCAAGGTCGCGGAGGCCCGTGCGCGAAAACGCCGGGAGGACGCAAAACTGAGGGAATTGCGACAACAGGCCAGGGCGGAGGCCCAAAGCAGCAGGGCGGAGTGGGAGGCGGCCATGGCCGGCTGGGACTATTCCAGGCAGGCTGTGGAGAATGCCGCTGCAGCCCTTGACCAGACCAGGGCCCGCTACCGGGAGGGGATTGATGGTATAACAGAGCTTCTTCGGGCTCAGGCAGAGGACCTGAAAGCCCGGTTAATGAATTTAAACGCCCGTTACGAGGCAGTCCTGGCCGTTTCCCGGTACCGGTTGCAGGCGCTGGGCGCCCATCCGATGAAAGATTTCCAATGA